Proteins encoded together in one Chryseobacterium sp. G0201 window:
- a CDS encoding L-serine ammonia-lyase: MESISVFEIIKVGIGPSSSHTMGPWNAASAFIRIIKRERSIAEVKEVFLEFFGSLAKTGIGHGTDIAGMLGLNGEDFKTINTSKIDEKIESIKNTQILNLGGEKEIPFIYGHHLVLNMQKSLDFHPNGMIFKAVFEDGTELVQDFYSVGGGFIASQEKNSIEKQCVRTLYPCHKAADIVKYCEKLGFNKISDLILINEESWRTQEETRAEALYIWKQIKECIYKGVNKEGILPGGLNVTRRAAGINRKLLGEDKIYKNKDEWFQMVVDAEENFTNINKWIACFALAVNEENAAFGRIITAPTNGASGVIPAVLMYSQAFTPFISEDDIARFLLVAGEIGTLFKKNATISAAMGGCQAEVGVSSAMAAAGLTEILGGSVGQVLMAAEIAMEHHLGLTCDPIKGLVQIPCIERNTMGAIKAITAANIALESDPAKAKVSLDQVVQTMWETALSMNDRFKETSEGGLAIAVNVPEC; this comes from the coding sequence ATGGAATCAATATCGGTTTTTGAGATTATTAAAGTAGGAATAGGTCCGTCAAGTTCACATACGATGGGACCGTGGAATGCAGCGTCTGCATTTATCAGAATTATAAAAAGAGAAAGATCAATCGCTGAGGTTAAAGAAGTTTTTCTTGAATTTTTCGGTTCATTAGCAAAAACGGGAATCGGGCACGGAACCGATATTGCCGGAATGCTTGGTTTGAATGGAGAAGATTTTAAAACGATCAATACGTCAAAAATTGATGAGAAAATAGAGAGCATAAAAAATACTCAGATTCTAAATCTAGGCGGTGAAAAGGAAATTCCTTTTATATATGGTCATCACTTAGTTTTAAATATGCAAAAATCCCTTGATTTTCATCCAAACGGAATGATCTTCAAAGCAGTTTTTGAAGATGGAACCGAGCTTGTGCAGGATTTTTATTCTGTTGGAGGAGGTTTTATTGCAAGTCAGGAAAAAAACTCGATAGAAAAGCAGTGTGTACGTACATTATACCCATGTCATAAGGCTGCAGATATTGTAAAATACTGTGAAAAATTAGGGTTTAACAAGATTTCAGATTTAATTTTAATTAATGAAGAAAGCTGGAGAACTCAGGAAGAAACAAGAGCCGAAGCACTTTATATCTGGAAACAGATTAAAGAATGTATCTATAAAGGCGTAAACAAAGAAGGAATTCTTCCCGGCGGACTGAATGTTACCAGAAGAGCAGCCGGAATCAACAGAAAATTATTAGGAGAAGATAAGATCTATAAAAATAAAGATGAATGGTTTCAGATGGTTGTAGATGCCGAAGAAAACTTCACCAATATCAATAAATGGATTGCTTGTTTTGCATTGGCTGTAAACGAAGAAAATGCGGCTTTTGGAAGAATAATCACAGCTCCAACCAATGGAGCGAGTGGTGTAATTCCGGCTGTATTAATGTATTCTCAGGCCTTTACACCTTTCATCAGTGAAGATGATATTGCAAGATTTTTATTGGTTGCGGGAGAAATCGGAACATTATTCAAAAAAAATGCGACAATTTCCGCAGCAATGGGCGGTTGCCAGGCTGAGGTCGGAGTTTCTTCGGCAATGGCAGCGGCTGGTTTGACGGAAATTCTTGGCGGAAGTGTTGGTCAGGTTCTAATGGCTGCTGAAATTGCAATGGAACATCACTTAGGATTAACCTGTGATCCCATCAAAGGCTTAGTTCAGATTCCTTGTATTGAAAGAAATACGATGGGCGCTATAAAAGCGATCACAGCAGCAAATATCGCTCTTGAAAGTGATCCTGCAAAAGCTAAAGTAAGTTTAGACCAGGTTGTTCAAACCATGTGGGAAACTGCGTTGTCAATGAACGACAGGTTTAAAGAGACTTCGGAAGGTGGCTTGGCAATTGCGGTCAACGTTCCGGAATGCTAA
- a CDS encoding prephenate dehydrogenase: protein MKISIIGVGLIGGSIALKLRQKGIIDFIYGIDNNNEHLNQALDLKIIDAKVDLEYGIKNSDLIIVAIPVDAARKILPSVLDLISDNQTVMDAGSTKAGIVDAVKDHPKRSRFVAFHPMWGTENNGPKSAISESFSGKAGVICNKEESAEDALHLVEKIIESLDMHLIYMNAEAHDVHTAYISHISHITSYALANTVLEKEREEDTIFQLASSGFSSTVRLAKSHPEMWVPIFKQNKENVLDVLNEHISQLRKFKAALEKENYEYLGELISNANKIRGILDK from the coding sequence ATGAAAATAAGTATTATAGGGGTAGGTCTTATTGGAGGGTCGATTGCTTTAAAATTAAGACAAAAAGGCATCATAGATTTCATTTACGGAATCGACAATAATAATGAACATCTTAATCAGGCATTAGATTTAAAAATTATTGATGCTAAAGTTGATCTGGAATACGGAATAAAAAATTCTGATCTTATCATCGTTGCTATTCCTGTAGATGCTGCAAGGAAAATTTTGCCTAGTGTATTAGATCTAATTTCAGATAACCAAACTGTAATGGATGCCGGTTCTACCAAAGCTGGAATTGTAGATGCTGTAAAAGACCATCCGAAACGTTCAAGATTTGTGGCTTTTCACCCGATGTGGGGTACAGAAAACAATGGTCCAAAATCGGCTATTTCAGAAAGTTTTTCTGGAAAAGCGGGCGTGATTTGCAATAAAGAAGAATCTGCTGAAGACGCTTTACATTTAGTTGAAAAAATTATTGAAAGTCTTGATATGCATTTGATCTACATGAATGCAGAAGCTCATGATGTACACACGGCTTATATTTCGCACATTTCACATATCACATCTTATGCTTTGGCGAATACCGTTTTGGAAAAAGAACGCGAGGAAGATACTATTTTTCAATTGGCAAGTTCCGGTTTTTCGAGTACGGTTCGTCTGGCAAAATCTCATCCGGAAATGTGGGTTCCTATCTTTAAACAAAATAAAGAAAATGTTTTGGATGTTTTAAATGAACATATTTCTCAGTTAAGAAAATTCAAAGCTGCTTTGGAAAAAGAGAATTATGAATATTTGGGAGAATTAATTTCTAATGCTAATAAAATAAGAGGAATACTCGATAAGTAG
- a CDS encoding GNAT family N-acetyltransferase: MKIEYRELLPHESRHYRMIRLESLKVFPESFGANYEESLKIEKFRLQNDIENPVQERFVFGAFDNAELVGICVFVKEEIARGNIYQMYVKQSYQGKNIGFGLIQSVINEAENRFNNIEFFLEVKANNVVAYHLYKKIGFEEVEADIDAKEKSTNKVMKYFKK, translated from the coding sequence ATGAAAATTGAATATCGCGAGCTTTTGCCCCATGAAAGCAGGCATTACAGAATGATCCGCTTAGAAAGTTTAAAAGTATTTCCTGAGTCTTTCGGAGCAAATTACGAAGAATCTCTAAAAATTGAAAAATTCAGATTACAAAATGATATCGAAAATCCTGTTCAGGAAAGATTTGTATTCGGAGCTTTCGATAATGCAGAATTGGTTGGAATTTGTGTTTTTGTAAAAGAGGAAATTGCTAGAGGGAATATTTATCAAATGTATGTTAAACAAAGCTATCAGGGCAAAAATATAGGTTTTGGATTGATTCAGTCAGTTATCAATGAAGCAGAAAATCGATTTAATAATATTGAATTTTTTTTAGAAGTAAAAGCTAATAATGTAGTGGCTTATCATTTATATAAAAAAATAGGCTTTGAAGAAGTAGAAGCTGATATCGATGCGAAAGAAAAAAGTACTAATAAAGTCATGAAATATTTTAAAAAATAA
- a CDS encoding cation:proton antiporter: MNLGKYKNIIFYISTIAFFSCLMYWFFVEGKTLEIGENIAPSKATGATMWENFVDSFLTNLHHPLALLLAQIVTIIMVAKLFGWVCVKLKQPSVIGEMIAGIVLGPSLFGLYFPELSAFIFPKESLPNLQFLSQIGLILFMYIVGMELDLSVLRKKAHDAVVISHASIIIPFALGVGLSYFIYKEFAPDGIQFSSFALFIAIAMSITAFPVLARIVQERNLHKTKIGTVVITCAAADDITAWCILAAVIAVVKAGSFSGSVFVILMAILYVFIMIKAVRPFLTRIAESQKGKGFISKALVAVFFLILIISSYATEVIGIHALFGAFMAGAIMPENVKFRNLFIEKIEDVALVLLLPLFFVFTGLRTQIGLLNDPHLWKIGGFIILTAVTGKFVGSALAAKFLKLSWKDSLTIGALMNTRGLTELIVLNIGYDLGVLGPELFAMLVIMALFTTFMTGPCLDLINYLFKGKKSIEDDEDKENDAKYRVLLSFETPESGSTLLKLADNLTHKMNGNKSVTAMNIAPIDELHAFDIDNYEKEQFKDVIETSNELNLEVTTLFKASTDIENDLTNITNKGNYDLLLIMLGKSMYEGSLLGRLLGFTTKIINPEKLLNTVKGKGYIFNNSPFDDFTLQILDKTNIPVGVLVEKDFKSAERIFIPIFNLSDFYLLEYAKRLINNNNSQIIILDAGGQIRSNIEVKELIRSIEQVAPNHITLYNEKKIEKEFLDSQDLMLISSKSWKNLIDTKSLWLSDIPSTLIISNP, from the coding sequence ATGAACTTGGGGAAATATAAAAATATAATTTTTTACATCAGTACTATTGCATTTTTTTCATGCCTGATGTATTGGTTCTTCGTTGAAGGAAAAACATTAGAGATCGGAGAAAATATTGCTCCGAGTAAAGCTACAGGAGCAACAATGTGGGAGAATTTTGTTGATTCATTTTTAACAAATCTTCACCATCCTTTAGCGCTTCTTCTTGCACAGATCGTTACGATCATCATGGTTGCAAAACTTTTTGGATGGGTTTGTGTAAAGCTTAAACAGCCTTCTGTGATTGGCGAAATGATCGCAGGTATTGTTCTGGGACCATCACTTTTTGGTCTATATTTTCCGGAACTTTCTGCATTTATCTTTCCAAAAGAATCGTTGCCGAACTTACAGTTTTTAAGCCAGATAGGTCTGATTCTTTTCATGTACATTGTCGGCATGGAACTTGACTTGAGTGTCTTAAGAAAAAAAGCACACGATGCCGTAGTGATCAGTCACGCAAGTATTATCATTCCTTTTGCATTGGGAGTTGGACTTTCTTATTTCATTTATAAAGAATTTGCTCCGGACGGGATCCAATTCAGTTCCTTTGCGTTATTTATAGCCATTGCGATGAGTATTACCGCATTTCCTGTTTTGGCAAGAATTGTTCAGGAGAGAAATCTTCACAAAACAAAAATAGGAACTGTTGTTATTACCTGTGCCGCTGCAGATGATATTACCGCTTGGTGTATTTTGGCCGCTGTTATTGCTGTTGTAAAAGCAGGATCTTTTTCGGGATCAGTATTTGTTATTTTGATGGCCATTCTATATGTTTTCATCATGATAAAAGCGGTAAGACCATTCCTTACCAGAATTGCGGAATCACAGAAAGGAAAAGGCTTTATAAGTAAAGCACTGGTAGCTGTATTTTTCCTTATACTGATCATCTCATCTTATGCAACTGAAGTAATTGGTATTCATGCGCTTTTTGGAGCATTTATGGCTGGTGCAATCATGCCGGAAAATGTAAAATTCAGAAATCTTTTCATAGAAAAAATAGAAGATGTCGCATTAGTTTTATTACTTCCACTTTTCTTTGTGTTTACAGGATTAAGAACTCAGATCGGATTATTAAATGATCCTCATTTGTGGAAAATCGGAGGATTCATCATTTTAACCGCTGTTACCGGAAAATTCGTAGGAAGTGCACTTGCCGCAAAATTTTTGAAACTAAGCTGGAAAGACAGTCTCACCATCGGGGCATTAATGAACACCAGAGGGCTTACCGAACTTATCGTTCTTAATATTGGTTATGATCTGGGAGTTTTAGGTCCTGAATTGTTTGCAATGCTCGTCATCATGGCACTATTTACTACTTTTATGACTGGTCCATGCCTTGATCTTATCAATTATCTTTTTAAAGGTAAAAAATCGATCGAAGATGATGAGGACAAAGAGAATGACGCAAAATACCGAGTTCTTTTATCTTTTGAAACTCCAGAATCTGGAAGCACTTTGTTGAAACTTGCAGACAACCTTACCCACAAAATGAACGGGAATAAAAGTGTAACAGCAATGAATATCGCTCCTATTGATGAGCTCCACGCCTTTGATATCGATAATTATGAAAAGGAGCAGTTCAAAGATGTTATAGAAACTTCTAATGAACTTAATCTTGAGGTAACTACTCTTTTTAAAGCTTCAACTGATATTGAAAATGATCTTACCAACATTACCAATAAAGGAAATTACGATCTTCTTTTGATCATGCTTGGAAAATCAATGTACGAAGGAAGTTTATTGGGAAGGTTATTAGGCTTTACAACTAAAATTATTAATCCTGAAAAACTTTTAAATACAGTAAAAGGCAAAGGTTATATTTTCAATAACTCTCCTTTTGACGATTTCACTTTGCAAATCTTAGATAAAACAAATATTCCCGTTGGAGTTTTGGTTGAAAAAGACTTTAAATCGGCTGAAAGAATATTTATCCCAATCTTTAATTTAAGTGATTTTTATTTGCTTGAATATGCGAAAAGACTGATCAATAATAACAATTCTCAGATCATCATTCTTGATGCCGGAGGGCAGATAAGAAGCAATATTGAAGTTAAAGAACTAATTAGAAGTATCGAACAAGTTGCACCCAATCACATCACACTATATAACGAGAAGAAGATTGAGAAAGAATTTCTGGATTCCCAAGATTTAATGTTGATCAGCAGCAAAAGCTGGAAAAATCTGATCGACACCAAAAGTCTTTGGTTATCAGATATTCCATCGACACTTATTATCTCTAATCCTTAA
- a CDS encoding LytR/AlgR family response regulator transcription factor: protein MIKCVILDDELLAISYLKLLCEQIENVEVVKAFNDPKIFFNEIDNLDCNLCILDIEMPGMTGLQVAELISDSKKIIFTTAYKEYAAEAFDLNVVDYVRKPIKKERLIQAFEKAKELVSVPQKKDFIEWNTNIGKTIIFTEQIAYIKTSEIDSRDKEIILNDGTTIVLKNLSFKSLLEMLPSKDFAQVNKKEIIALSSIKVFSTNEIITSISLDGENFIKLQIGDTYKNSLLEMFGK from the coding sequence ATGATAAAATGCGTTATTCTTGATGATGAACTACTGGCAATCAGTTATTTAAAACTTTTATGCGAACAAATTGAAAATGTAGAAGTTGTAAAAGCATTCAATGATCCTAAAATTTTTTTTAATGAAATTGACAACCTCGACTGCAACCTCTGCATTTTAGACATCGAAATGCCGGGAATGACTGGTCTTCAGGTCGCTGAGCTTATTTCAGATTCAAAAAAAATCATTTTTACGACCGCTTATAAAGAATATGCTGCTGAAGCATTTGATTTAAATGTTGTAGACTATGTAAGAAAACCTATCAAAAAAGAAAGGCTAATCCAGGCATTTGAAAAGGCAAAAGAACTTGTTTCAGTTCCACAAAAGAAAGATTTTATCGAATGGAATACCAATATCGGGAAAACCATCATCTTCACAGAACAAATCGCTTACATCAAAACTTCGGAAATCGACAGCCGTGACAAAGAAATTATTCTGAACGACGGAACGACGATCGTTCTTAAAAATCTTAGTTTTAAATCACTTTTAGAAATGCTTCCTTCAAAAGATTTTGCTCAGGTCAATAAAAAAGAGATCATTGCATTATCTTCCATCAAAGTTTTTTCTACCAACGAAATTATTACATCAATATCTTTAGACGGAGAGAATTTTATTAAACTTCAAATCGGAGACACGTATAAAAATTCATTATTAGAGATGTTTGGAAAGTAG
- a CDS encoding histidine kinase — MEGNYYMIHDYLIFIGVFAIFFFLTVAIYLFSQNQRLKQRNSKLTETNKLIEQRLNEVQLEHIGTKLNPHLFKNILNSVQSHAYQTYMSLDKLANVLDYILYESNNKFVSPKEELTFALSLIEINKIKINPLFDFRIKSKIDKSDEIFEEKVFAPLISVDLIENAFKHTDFLAQDSFISIQLELQDSNFTMKVSNKASLKNVLEKEKSGFGSQSLDQRLKMIYNNYYQLTKSSKNGIFTAELVINLGEFYDKMRYS, encoded by the coding sequence ATGGAAGGCAATTACTACATGATTCATGATTATCTGATATTCATTGGAGTTTTTGCTATTTTCTTTTTTTTGACGGTTGCTATTTATTTATTCAGTCAGAATCAAAGGCTTAAACAAAGAAACAGCAAACTTACAGAAACGAATAAACTGATCGAACAAAGATTAAACGAAGTTCAGCTGGAACATATCGGTACAAAACTGAACCCGCATTTGTTTAAAAATATCCTTAATTCTGTTCAATCCCACGCTTATCAGACGTATATGTCACTGGATAAACTGGCAAACGTTCTGGATTATATTTTATACGAAAGCAACAACAAATTTGTAAGTCCGAAAGAAGAATTAACCTTCGCTTTAAGCCTAATTGAGATCAATAAAATAAAGATAAATCCACTTTTTGATTTTAGAATTAAATCTAAAATTGATAAATCGGATGAAATTTTTGAAGAAAAAGTTTTTGCCCCTTTAATTTCCGTTGATCTTATTGAAAATGCTTTTAAACATACAGATTTCCTGGCGCAGGATTCATTTATTTCCATTCAATTAGAGCTGCAAGACAGTAATTTCACGATGAAAGTAAGCAATAAAGCTTCCTTAAAAAATGTGTTGGAGAAAGAGAAAAGCGGATTTGGAAGTCAGTCTCTGGATCAAAGATTAAAAATGATCTACAACAATTATTATCAGCTTACTAAAAGTTCAAAAAACGGTATCTTCACGGCAGAATTAGTAATTAATTTAGGTGAATTCTATGATAAAATGCGTTATTCTTGA
- a CDS encoding alanine dehydrogenase has product MSTTNIFTPFTEEELMPQEEKLEVIKKGKQFSIGIPKETCLHERRTCITPDAVQVLVEHGHEIIIESGAGQGSFFTDLQYSESGARITNDPKEAFSQDLILKINPPTEDEIDYMKPNTYLVSALQINLREKDYFLKLADKKINAIAFEFIVDEYKQLALVRLIGEIAGTVSILYASELLALSNGLMLGGITGVRPSEVLILGAGIVGEFATKAAIGLGASVRVFDNSLSKLRRLHSIVDSRVPTSIIDPKELSKALRRADVVIGALPRLNMQPIVTEDMIMKMKKGSVIIDITIDNGKVIETSELTTMENPYIIKHGVIHCGLPNLTSKMPRTTTKAISNFFLSYILNYDEEGGFENMLTRKNEMKQSLYMYKGRHTKKVICDRFGLTYHDINLLIF; this is encoded by the coding sequence ATGAGTACTACAAATATTTTTACTCCATTTACTGAGGAAGAATTAATGCCGCAAGAGGAAAAATTGGAGGTTATTAAAAAAGGAAAACAATTCAGTATTGGAATTCCTAAAGAAACCTGTCTTCACGAAAGGAGAACATGCATCACCCCAGATGCCGTACAGGTATTGGTAGAGCACGGCCATGAGATCATTATTGAATCAGGAGCCGGACAAGGTTCATTTTTTACAGATCTACAGTATTCTGAATCTGGAGCAAGAATTACGAACGATCCCAAAGAAGCTTTTTCGCAGGATCTTATTCTGAAAATCAACCCTCCTACAGAAGATGAGATTGATTATATGAAACCTAACACGTATTTGGTTTCAGCACTTCAAATTAATTTAAGAGAGAAAGATTATTTCTTAAAATTAGCAGACAAAAAAATCAATGCCATTGCATTTGAATTTATCGTTGATGAATATAAACAACTGGCGTTAGTACGATTAATAGGCGAAATTGCCGGAACCGTTTCCATTTTATACGCTTCGGAATTATTAGCATTATCAAACGGATTAATGTTAGGCGGAATTACAGGAGTTCGACCTTCTGAAGTTCTTATTCTTGGAGCAGGAATCGTTGGAGAATTTGCAACCAAAGCCGCAATCGGTCTTGGTGCAAGTGTAAGAGTTTTTGACAATTCTTTATCTAAATTAAGAAGACTTCACAGCATCGTTGACAGTCGCGTTCCTACGTCAATCATTGATCCTAAGGAATTAAGCAAAGCATTAAGACGTGCAGATGTTGTAATTGGTGCCCTTCCAAGGTTAAACATGCAGCCAATCGTTACCGAAGACATGATCATGAAAATGAAAAAAGGCAGCGTTATCATTGATATCACCATCGATAACGGAAAGGTAATTGAAACTTCGGAGCTTACAACAATGGAAAATCCTTACATCATTAAACACGGTGTAATCCATTGCGGACTTCCGAACCTGACATCAAAAATGCCAAGAACAACTACAAAAGCAATCTCAAACTTTTTCCTTTCATACATTTTAAATTACGACGAAGAAGGCGGTTTCGAAAACATGCTGACCCGCAAAAACGAAATGAAGCAGAGTTTATACATGTACAAAGGAAGGCATACTAAAAAAGTAATCTGCGACCGTTTCGGACTTACTTATCACGATATCAATCTTTTAATTTTCTAA
- the tsaE gene encoding tRNA (adenosine(37)-N6)-threonylcarbamoyltransferase complex ATPase subunit type 1 TsaE — translation MEVIINKLEDWQGVVDQIIPQLQHNIFLLKGNLGAGKTTFTQFLLKNLGSQDEVNSPTYSIVNEYNTPKGKVFHFDLYRLKNIEEVYDIGIEEYLDNAFLCIIEWPEVYEDELYGLKYHTMSINNTDEHREVTFD, via the coding sequence ATGGAAGTTATTATCAATAAACTAGAAGACTGGCAAGGAGTTGTAGACCAAATAATTCCACAGCTACAACATAACATCTTCTTATTAAAAGGAAATTTGGGAGCAGGGAAAACTACTTTTACCCAGTTTTTGCTTAAAAATCTAGGAAGTCAGGACGAGGTAAACTCTCCTACCTATTCTATTGTAAATGAATACAATACACCAAAAGGGAAAGTTTTTCATTTTGACCTTTATCGCCTGAAAAATATTGAAGAAGTTTACGATATTGGTATCGAAGAATATCTGGACAACGCTTTTTTATGCATAATAGAATGGCCTGAAGTATACGAAGACGAACTTTACGGACTCAAGTACCACACAATGAGCATTAATAATACAGACGAACATCGAGAAGTTACATTCGACTAA
- a CDS encoding T9SS type A sorting domain-containing protein, with product MKKKHALKIWVFLIIYFITTSNIYAQTSTEKQNPYSLGTTNEFFKQIELQLITTSKTNHEIKLKTSNSESLNAKVNYQNKNSSSEIHIEGEILDNNGGSFSIIIKNEKLDGRIILLKNKKAYAYYSDYKGDAFIKETDINKTICIDYLKIQIPKIEKDPNYPSNEAKNINIYNLQSFPGAAGCLLLDFNGHTVSAGSGWNGGNPINAAPSGMTNDQILEAWEIAAEDFRPFNLNVTTDEEVFNTYPQNRKRRCIITPTDIASPGGAGIALINSFSSYSDLPCWAFTSGAGTSGKIIGEIASHELGHTLGLNHDGQSQYSYYSGHVDWAPIMGASYYKNVTQWSKGDYTNATNHEDDLNIISGPTNNIGYRADDHGNSITTATNLIISSGIISAIENKGVIDRTDDIDMFQFNTGGGNTILNIQTAERHSNLLLKVSLYDNKNILIGTYKGNPSNLSAPVVINTNLNAGKYYLAITGIGDGTVDTGYTSYASLGGYNISGSVINSTLSLSIANNHNGMINIYPNPVKDKLNIDFGSVKKNHYIEIVNALGQSIHKTSTSEKVLSISFYDVPPGFYRLIIKDSQNTIIKAFSLIKQ from the coding sequence ATGAAAAAAAAACATGCCTTAAAAATTTGGGTATTCTTAATTATTTATTTTATTACAACTAGTAATATTTATGCCCAAACCAGTACAGAAAAGCAAAATCCTTATTCATTAGGAACGACCAACGAGTTTTTTAAACAAATCGAGTTACAATTAATTACAACATCTAAAACAAATCATGAAATAAAACTAAAAACATCAAATTCTGAAAGTCTTAATGCAAAAGTAAATTATCAAAATAAAAATTCAAGCTCTGAAATACACATAGAGGGAGAAATATTGGATAATAATGGAGGAAGTTTCAGTATTATAATAAAAAATGAGAAACTGGATGGAAGAATAATCCTTTTAAAAAACAAAAAAGCATACGCCTATTATTCTGATTATAAAGGAGATGCTTTTATCAAAGAAACTGACATCAATAAGACAATTTGTATTGATTATCTTAAAATTCAGATTCCTAAAATAGAAAAAGATCCAAATTATCCAAGCAATGAAGCTAAAAACATTAACATCTACAATCTACAAAGCTTCCCGGGAGCAGCCGGATGTCTTTTATTAGATTTCAACGGACATACTGTATCTGCAGGTAGCGGCTGGAACGGCGGAAATCCTATTAATGCGGCACCTTCAGGAATGACAAATGATCAGATTTTAGAAGCTTGGGAAATTGCAGCAGAAGATTTTCGTCCATTCAATTTAAATGTAACAACCGATGAAGAAGTTTTTAACACCTACCCTCAAAACAGGAAAAGGAGATGCATTATTACACCAACTGATATTGCTTCTCCCGGAGGCGCAGGGATCGCTCTCATCAATAGTTTCTCTTCTTACAGCGATTTACCATGCTGGGCATTTACTTCAGGAGCGGGAACTTCCGGAAAGATTATAGGGGAAATTGCTTCTCATGAACTAGGCCACACATTAGGATTAAACCATGACGGGCAAAGCCAATACAGCTATTATAGCGGACACGTAGATTGGGCTCCGATTATGGGAGCAAGTTATTACAAAAACGTAACACAATGGAGTAAAGGAGATTATACCAATGCTACAAATCACGAAGATGATCTCAATATCATATCGGGACCAACAAATAATATAGGATACAGAGCAGACGACCACGGAAACAGCATTACCACAGCTACAAACCTCATTATTTCCAGCGGAATAATTTCTGCTATAGAAAATAAAGGAGTCATTGATCGTACTGATGATATTGATATGTTTCAGTTCAACACTGGTGGAGGAAATACAATACTCAATATACAAACCGCAGAGAGACACAGTAATTTGCTTTTAAAAGTATCTTTATATGATAATAAAAATATCCTAATAGGTACTTACAAAGGAAATCCTTCCAATCTGAGTGCTCCGGTTGTCATCAATACCAATCTCAATGCAGGAAAGTACTATTTAGCTATCACAGGCATTGGAGATGGAACCGTTGACACAGGCTACACCAGTTATGCTTCTCTGGGAGGTTACAACATCTCGGGATCAGTCATTAATTCAACATTAAGTTTAAGCATAGCAAATAATCATAACGGTATGATCAATATTTATCCAAATCCCGTTAAAGATAAGTTAAATATTGATTTCGGATCGGTTAAAAAAAATCATTATATAGAAATTGTGAATGCTTTAGGGCAATCAATACACAAAACCAGTACATCAGAAAAGGTTTTAAGTATTTCTTTTTACGACGTACCCCCAGGATTTTACCGTTTAATTATAAAAGATAGCCAGAACACTATAATCAAAGCCTTTAGCTTAATAAAACAATGA